ATACCAGACAATATTAGAGTCCATGTTATCATGGACTCTAATATGTACATCTTCACCGTAAATCACATAAGGAGATAAGTAAGCAAGCAAAACCAGGCAGCCCACCCATATCCATTTATTGTGCATAAAATTGCTGAATGCTTTGAATGACATATTCCACATCCCCTTTACTTATTCCATAGTAAAGTGGTAGTCGTACTAAACGTTCACTTTCTATCGTTGTATATCTATCTTCCCCTGAGAAGACGCCGCATTGTTTACCTGCGACAGATGAATGCAGTGGAACATAATGTGTTGCCGTTACAATGTCACGCTGCTTTAAATATTGAATTAACTGTCCCCGAACTTCCAAATTCCTCGTTTTAATAAAGAAAATATGTCCATTGAACGCTCGATTTTCCGGGATAAAAGGAAGCTCTATTTCTCCTGCATCAGCAAGATGAGCCAGCCCCTCTTGATACATCTCCCACGTTCCAAGACGATTTTCATTTATTTCTTTCGCATGCTCCAGCTGTACAGAAAGATAAGCTGCATTCAGTTCGCTGAGCAGATACGATGAACCAATATCTCTCCATGAGTACTTATCCACTTCTCCGCGAATAAATTGAGAACGGTCTGTCCCCTTTTCTTGAATCATTTCTGCACGCTCGACGAAAGAAGGATCATTAATATATAATGCCCCTCCTTCCCCGCAAACATAATTTTTTGTTTCATGGAAACTGATTGTTCCCAGATGTCCAATTGTTCCCAAGGCCTTGCCTTTATAAAAACTCATTAATCCCTGCGCTGCATCTTCCACAACCCATAGACGATGTTTTTCAGCAAGCTCCATAATACTGTCCATATCACAGGAAACTCCAGCATAATGAACAACCACAACCACTTTTGTCTTTTCTGTTATTGCTGCTGCAATTTGTTCCGGGTCAACGTTCATTGTCTCCGGTTCGACATCGACAAAGACAATTTTCGCGCCCCGCAAGGCAAATGCATTTGCTGTCGAAACAAAGGTGTAAGAAGGCATAATCACTTCATCTCCTTCTCCTACCTCTGTGAGCAGCGCTGCCATTTCCAGAGCTGCTGTACAAGACGGGGTAAGCATGGCTTTTTGGACATGCATCTTTTCTTCCAGCCATTGTATACATTTTTCTCCGTAAGTACCGTTTCCTGATAATTTCTTTTTTTCGATAGCATCACGTATTGCTGTATCTTCTTCTCCTATATAACATGGTATATTAAATGGTATCATGGTATCACCTCATTATCAGAATACCTATCACGACAAAAGCAAAGCCGACGATTTTCTGTGTACTGATTGGCTCTCCAAATAAAAGAACCGACATAATAAAAACAAGTATAAAAGAAAGACTCATGAATGGATAAGCATAACTGATATCAAATTTTGTCATAGCTGCCATCCAGCTTAATGCCGCTAAAAAAGCCGCAATAAATCCGGAAAGTATCCAAGGGTTCCAGACGAGCTGAAACAGAAACATAAATTTATCGAGTAAGCCGTCCGGCAGTTCCCCTTGCCGATCCATTGTCCACTTAATAATTAATTGTCCGTAGACTGTAAACAGGACGGTTCCGGCAATATAAAAATAACCCAAAATTCCTCCCCCTAACATCGCTTGATATGTTTTTATTTCTATTATCTAAAAGCCAACTATTTTTACACGAGGACTAGAAGGAACCATTTACTTTATGATAAATATCCTTCCCCGCCCGTAATCGGAAGCCTAAACCGATAAAGACATTCAATGATGCCGGGTTGCTGGGGGAAATAGATGTAATCAGCTCTTCTTTTCCAGTTCGTTCAAACTGTTCTTTCACACAAGCTGCTGTAAAAGGTCTGGCAAATCCTTGCCCGCGGATATCTTTATGCATCGCTAAAAGCAGCACATTTTCTTCCTGATAAGCGAAGAAACCTTTTACCTGCCCATCCTGCTTATAAGCAAGAATCAACTTCTGATCAATCAAGTCCTTTACCCAATTCCGATAACGTAAATCAGCTAATTCATTGGGAACTTGAAAATCTCGGTGATACCTTCCACCTTGAAATGCTTCTTCTGCAATTGTTAATATGTCGTCCGCATCGTAATTCTCATGAAAGGTGACATCTCCTGCTGCAGCTTCTAAAAACTTATCACGATAGCAATACGGTTCCATTAATGTATCAGCATAATAAAAACCGTATTTTTGCAGCAAGGCTTTATCTGCAAGCGGGTCTACTTTCACCGTAAAATGCCCCTCAACACCTGCCGTCGCTTCGAATGCCGCTTCACTGTACTCGGTTAATTGAAATGTTTCAAGCGGAAAATTACGGCTGTCCCAAGGGGTTGGCTTTAAATATTCACTCATGATCTTCTTCCTCTCTCTCATCATACATTGTTCCTTTTATATCTTTAATTAAATAAATTGGCCTGTTTTTTGTTTCATTAAAAATCTTCCCGAGATAAAGACCGATAATACCTAATTGGAAAAATAATAAACCGCCGATAAAGAAAATCGACACCATGACACTGGTCCAGCCTTGAACAGTCTCATCCAAAAAGAAATAACGGGAAAACAAGTATAGTGCATAGACCAAAGACACTAATGCCATCAGAAAACCTACCCCAATCGAAAGCCGCAACGGTTTATTCGATTGAGACACAATCGCATCTGTTGCCAAAGCGAATAGCTTTTTCAGCTGATAAGATGACTTTCCTTCTTTTCTGGCGTCATGTTGCACTTCTATTTTTGTCTGCTTGTATCCCATCCATTGAATAAAAAAAGGAAAGTAGCGGTTTTGCTCCCGTAGTTTCCGGAAGCTTTCTACAACTTTTTTCCGGGAAATACTAAAATTGGCAATAGATGCATCTGTTTTCTTTCCGGTAAAATAATCATAAACCTTATAGAAACCTTTAGATGACCATTTCTTGAAATTTTTGTCCTGCCTCTCCACACGCTGTGCAAAGACAACATCATACCCGTCCT
The nucleotide sequence above comes from Oceanobacillus timonensis. Encoded proteins:
- the rffA gene encoding dTDP-4-amino-4,6-dideoxygalactose transaminase, with the translated sequence MIPFNIPCYIGEEDTAIRDAIEKKKLSGNGTYGEKCIQWLEEKMHVQKAMLTPSCTAALEMAALLTEVGEGDEVIMPSYTFVSTANAFALRGAKIVFVDVEPETMNVDPEQIAAAITEKTKVVVVVHYAGVSCDMDSIMELAEKHRLWVVEDAAQGLMSFYKGKALGTIGHLGTISFHETKNYVCGEGGALYINDPSFVERAEMIQEKGTDRSQFIRGEVDKYSWRDIGSSYLLSELNAAYLSVQLEHAKEINENRLGTWEMYQEGLAHLADAGEIELPFIPENRAFNGHIFFIKTRNLEVRGQLIQYLKQRDIVTATHYVPLHSSVAGKQCGVFSGEDRYTTIESERLVRLPLYYGISKGDVEYVIQSIQQFYAQ
- a CDS encoding EamA family transporter, whose translation is MGYFYIAGTVLFTVYGQLIIKWTMDRQGELPDGLLDKFMFLFQLVWNPWILSGFIAAFLAALSWMAAMTKFDISYAYPFMSLSFILVFIMSVLLFGEPISTQKIVGFAFVVIGILIMR
- a CDS encoding GNAT family N-acetyltransferase, which codes for MSEYLKPTPWDSRNFPLETFQLTEYSEAAFEATAGVEGHFTVKVDPLADKALLQKYGFYYADTLMEPYCYRDKFLEAAAGDVTFHENYDADDILTIAEEAFQGGRYHRDFQVPNELADLRYRNWVKDLIDQKLILAYKQDGQVKGFFAYQEENVLLLAMHKDIRGQGFARPFTAACVKEQFERTGKEELITSISPSNPASLNVFIGLGFRLRAGKDIYHKVNGSF
- a CDS encoding glycosyltransferase family 2 protein — translated: MVFAKMENQRPDLISVVVPVYGCERCLVELANRIIQTIQSIPADYEIIMVNDASPDHAWGAILQLHQKDKKIKGINLSRNFGQHHAITAGLDFTAGDWVVVMDCDLQDRPEEIASLYERAQDGYDVVFAQRVERQDKNFKKWSSKGFYKVYDYFTGKKTDASIANFSISRKKVVESFRKLREQNRYFPFFIQWMGYKQTKIEVQHDARKEGKSSYQLKKLFALATDAIVSQSNKPLRLSIGVGFLMALVSLVYALYLFSRYFFLDETVQGWTSVMVSIFFIGGLLFFQLGIIGLYLGKIFNETKNRPIYLIKDIKGTMYDEREEEDHE